The following proteins are encoded in a genomic region of Candidatus Zixiibacteriota bacterium:
- a CDS encoding BACON domain-containing protein — MIRKLAALFLMGAVLFVAGCSDDECPTCAEKPVLTLNKHKINFGATGTTASFTIDNTGGGSMPWDLTLGYRFLSKSTSAAHGGWLELSTASGEGDATITLTADRDALDEIGISRAVVIINAPDADNVIRDSVDIYILNGGAWLISDDSTFEQCWEVDSLDYYWIKGFHMPHGQDRVFVDSIALNFCQADTFIQLLAYDGIYSDLAGTDVPNNLVYADAAMYEVQAGWNVLPIYNLYAYTDPFYVGYFQPGSTRPDLRIDVVDDMDTLCWRARDVSTEPGEVLLEWQWSPGFETFAIRVFVTPVLDYNPKMAAEYAHAQAEATLRTGFAYKGKYPMSVKPQLPR; from the coding sequence ATGATCCGCAAGCTTGCCGCTTTGTTTCTGATGGGCGCCGTGCTGTTCGTCGCCGGCTGCAGTGATGACGAGTGTCCCACCTGCGCCGAGAAGCCGGTGCTGACGCTGAACAAGCACAAAATCAATTTCGGCGCCACCGGCACCACCGCGTCGTTTACCATCGACAACACCGGCGGCGGCTCGATGCCGTGGGACCTCACCCTCGGCTATCGCTTCCTGTCCAAATCCACTTCCGCGGCCCACGGCGGCTGGCTTGAACTCTCAACCGCATCGGGCGAGGGCGACGCGACGATCACCCTCACCGCCGACCGCGATGCCCTCGACGAAATCGGCATCTCGCGCGCGGTCGTCATCATCAATGCCCCGGACGCCGACAATGTCATCCGCGACTCGGTCGACATTTACATCCTCAACGGCGGCGCCTGGCTGATCTCCGATGATTCCACCTTTGAGCAGTGCTGGGAGGTTGACTCCCTCGATTACTACTGGATCAAGGGCTTCCACATGCCGCACGGCCAGGATCGCGTCTTCGTCGATTCGATCGCACTCAATTTCTGCCAGGCCGATACGTTTATCCAGCTGCTCGCTTATGACGGCATCTACAGTGACTTGGCCGGTACCGATGTGCCCAACAATTTGGTTTATGCCGACGCGGCAATGTATGAAGTGCAAGCGGGATGGAACGTGCTGCCGATCTATAATCTCTACGCCTATACCGACCCCTTTTATGTCGGCTACTTCCAGCCCGGTTCGACCCGGCCCGATCTGCGGATCGACGTCGTCGATGACATGGACACACTTTGCTGGCGTGCTCGCGACGTCTCAACGGAACCCGGCGAGGTGCTGTTGGAATGGCAATGGTCGCCCGGTTTTGAGACTTTCGCCATCCGCGTCTTTGTAACACCGGTCCTGGATTATAATCCGAAGATGGCCGCGGAGTACGCTCATGCTCAGGCCGAGGCCACCTTGCGCACCGGCTTCGCCTACAAAGGCAAGTACCCAATGAGCGTCAAGCCGCAACTGCCGCGCTGA